The Sphaerochaeta globosa str. Buddy region CATGTCTGCAATCCTGGGAGTGATCAACTCCCTCTTTGCTGCAACAATCAAAAAACCGGAGCAGAGAACGCTATATTAAGCACATATGCGAGAAGAAAGGCCATGCAAAAGTGCACATAGCTTATGGAGGCAAACCTCATGTGAACAGACTTGTGCTCTGCATCCAACCCTTCCCGTTTGACTTTCGCTAGTGCAATGCAAAAGAGAGCGAGCGAAGGAACGAGGCAGAGGGCAAGTGTCACAGGATAGAATCCAAGAACGACCAAGGCATAACTCAGTACATAGGCAGCCAGGCCCTCCCCTGCAATAAGGGTGAAGGCCTTTCTTTTCCCTACTACAATGGAAAGCGTCTTACGTCCACTTGCCGTATCACCAACCAAATCGCATCCATTGTTTACCGAAAGGATCATGGCGATGAGCAAGTAAAACGGCAAGGTGACCACGACGTGCAAACGAGTGAGGGTGACGTCCTGTACAAACACCGTGATGAGAAAAAGCACGGTTCCCAAAAAGAGGCCGGCAAACAATTCTCCAAACGGTGTTCGTGAAATGGGATACGGTCCTGCTGTGTAGAAAAAACCGACAAGCATGCACGCCCCCCCTACAAAAATTAGGTACCAACTGGTAAGCCATGCAAGATAGAGGCCAAGCAGGGCGGCAAAGCCGAAAAGAAGCAGGGAGACCAGCAAAGCAGAGAATGCGCTGACGTCTTGATGGACGAGTACTTTATCCTCTTCCTTGGTATAGATGGCGTTGTCGGTTCCCCTCCAATAATCAAAAAAGGTATTGAAACCGGTTGTTCCCATATCGACAAGGAGCGTGGCAAGGCCCATGACCAACCATGTCAGGATATTCAATGAACCTCTCACTGAAAGTGCATAGATGCTTGCACACAAGAACGTTCCCATGCTGATAATTTTTGTGCGCATCTCCACAATGTGCATGAATTGCTTTCGCGTCATAGCGCTATAGTACCGAAAAACGGGTGGTTTTACCACTGTCTAGTCTTTTTGGCTTGATTTTCCTTATTACTTGCCAATATTCTTAGTATTGCATATTGATGCAACCTCTATGCATCTTTATAATCATTACTTTAAGAGTAAGGATTCCATTTTATAAGTCGCAGGACTTTCTTCCCTGCAATCATACAAACAGGAGAGAATGATATGAATACAAAAAGAATTGTCCTTGTAGCACTTTTGGCTCTGCTTCTGGCTGTCAATATATTTGCAGCTGG contains the following coding sequences:
- a CDS encoding prenyltransferase, whose amino-acid sequence is MTRKQFMHIVEMRTKIISMGTFLCASIYALSVRGSLNILTWLVMGLATLLVDMGTTGFNTFFDYWRGTDNAIYTKEEDKVLVHQDVSAFSALLVSLLLFGFAALLGLYLAWLTSWYLIFVGGACMLVGFFYTAGPYPISRTPFGELFAGLFLGTVLFLITVFVQDVTLTRLHVVVTLPFYLLIAMILSVNNGCDLVGDTASGRKTLSIVVGKRKAFTLIAGEGLAAYVLSYALVVLGFYPVTLALCLVPSLALFCIALAKVKREGLDAEHKSVHMRFASISYVHFCMAFLLAYVLNIAFSAPVF